The Coffea arabica cultivar ET-39 chromosome 2c, Coffea Arabica ET-39 HiFi, whole genome shotgun sequence genome includes the window CCAACAAATTTGAAAGCATCCCAACTAAGGAAATTTACCAAAGTTAAGGTATTGTGTAACGTTTCAAAGTGTATCCATTGCATTCaaactctcttttcttttctttttttggaggTGCATTGTACAGCCAACCAATTCCGCGACCACGAGAGTGAGTGTCCTGGTGGACCACAGCAAGCATTTGGGGAGGAGGCATGATGATATGATTTATTGGACGTTATTAGAGGTGACTTAATATATTCTTATTCCATGAAATTATAGTGGGGGCAacaatccaatttttttttatatgtggATTAACTAAAATTCTTTACTTTAAtctcaacaaaaataaaaaaaaatttaaagaaatcTGAAACAGCTTGCCCACCATCACCTCGCATTCGCCACTCaaatatatatagagagagatatatatatatatcctggcTTGTATCCATATTAGACTTAAATTCATGGTCATGGTTACCTGAATGGCGAAACACATGACAACGAAACGTTATTTGATTGGTAAAACACTTTACCTGTAACCAACAAATCATGATTCGAGTCGTCAAGAGGAATAAGTTGGGAATCACTATTAATTTTCtgaactgaaaaaaaaatggccaaaCACATGAGAAAGATGCCCAAGATTATTATCCCATTGGATACTCTAGCattattcacaaaaaaaaaaaggaataatagAGCAATATCATATGGGGGCCAAGTCTAGGCACAGTAAATTCTTACAAAAGTCCATCCATGGTGTCTTAATCTTGTTAACTCTGAGAATGTAACCAAAATCCTATGATGTTTTTCAGGTCAGAGAGTGCAACGGACCATATTGATCATTGGGACAACGTCGACAGATTCTTTACACGTGAACTTGAACCATACATGCATACAACAGCCAACCAAGAAGATGCTCAACTTATTCTGGAATGTTAAAGAGAGCTGTTGCCAGGCAGCGTCCAACTAAGGCAATTTGGCATTATCGCCCACCATCCTTCTACCGAAATGATCAAAGACAAAAACCACTCCAGCCTCTTGCGGTTTGATGATAGTGAAACCAACCGCAAAGGAGTTTGAATGATTTAATCCAGCTTTGATTCGTGGGTCATGTTCTTTTCTGCTGTTCCCTACTCATTTGTTGGAGATGCAGATCACCTTTTGGTTCTGAGCAGCACAATTCTACTCTCTGCATACAAACAACGTCATAAAGAATTGGTTTAACTTACCAGCATATAATATACATTCTgcgctccgtttggattagctgtttttttggagtattttttttttaaatattttactgtagcaatgtatataaaaaaaacttttgctatagagttttttgaaatatttgatatgatgtatgaataagatgttttttgaattattttttatttatgcaTTACTGTTGCATTGTAGTTGAaaaatttgtctttaaaaaataGACCAATCTTTTCTCTGTTtgaattagctgttttttgggatatttttaaaatattttactgtagtaatatatatataaaaaaaaacttttactacaggattttttgaaatatttgatataatGTATGAATaagatattttttgaaatatttttatttatatttttattgtagCATTATAGTTGAAAACCTGTCTTTCTTAGGAAAAACTAGTGGCACAGCATGACAGGCAAAGTAACTCTGATTCCTCGGCCCTCGAAGTTCCAACAGATGCCAGATGGTTTAAACATAGGGTCGCTATGATGAAAGTTTAGTAGAGCAATTGTTAGTCAACTTGTAAAGACACATTTGTCATCACTCTTGGCTCAATTACTGCCATTGACAAGCAGCACGACCCAAGTACATTTGCCACAAGGAACGTTCCACTTAATCCCACCATCCATTTTTCGTAAATAGACAAAGATAGTAGTATTTAAAGCTTTGAAGTTAAGTACTTAGCAGCAGTGTAAAGGATTGTACTAGACCTATTTCAATCTTCTGATAATTCTTACTCAGTGCAACACATTTTGATCCTAATCCacatggctttcctccattatcgATATTTAAATACTTTCAGTTAAAACTACGCATTCATACCAATGTGATGATGACCATCCTTTCCAAACAAGgctttgaaattttgaatggtTTAGGTTACAAATCACAGCACTTCAGGACAGATTCTGAAAACCACAACAAGTTCTTGGGTGATtcctatatatattttttatcagATTGGCAACAGTTAATCTAATCTATTCCTATTCCAGCCTACACTAAGAAGGGAGAGACCCAACGAGACCTAGAAAAATCGACGGAGATTGAACCACCATCGAATCAGACAGGTGCACTGCTCATCCGTATGGATTTAGAAGAACGCACGTACAGTGACACATTGATAGAAGGTAAGGTTGAATCTTTAACCTTCCACCCCACCAAGACTTAAAATCTTTAGTACTGGCCAACAGCTATTAGCTCCTGCGTGATTCTTATTGATGGTGTAACTATATGAATGTTGAAATATTATCGATATACATGTAGGTATACAATCACAAGTACTGCTGTGATATTTACAAGCTATCGATCGGCACGGGATTTCATTGTATAAGCTCAAGAGCTTTCTAGGGGGAATGGGCCAATTAAGCCAGCTAGCATGCGTTGGCTGTAAATTTTATACAGCTAGAATTGCCACTGGAGAACAATAGCAGGGAAAGGGACCCAGCCagccaaccaaacctcaatggATTGGTGGTCCCAGGACTCCCTAGGCCACAGCTTAATGAACCGAGCAAAAGCATCATCAGTTACTTGAGCTAACTAAACTGAAAAAAGGAATGCAGTTTCAAGTAAAATTTAGTTAAAGACGTGATAGAGAGTCAATAATGCAATCCAAATATTATGCTTACAAAATTTAAACTAGCCGTTACAAAGATAAAAGCGTTATCTATCTTCAGAACTTTCGTTCAGTTTCGCCTGGAAAAAAGCAGCATTCCCAGTTTCCACACCCGTTAAAAGAGGacgagaaagaaagaaacccaTTCCCATTCGCCGCACAGACAAAAAAGGCTGACCAAACAACAACTCCATATCATATCACATGATTCATATCTATCCGATGGGGGAGGGACCGGATCCAGTGTTCTGGAAGCACCATCCATCATCATATTGTCCATCTGATGCTGATTGAGATCGCCAACGGCAACAAATACACATCATTCATCATTCATCAAAGACGTGGGACCCcacttctcctttttttttttttttttttttttttaatctgggGGCAATTCTTTCTTCACGTGCCACTCTGCCCAAAACACGCACTCCCACGCCCTTTCATTGCACCACCATCGAAGAATCCCATGACGCATCAAAATTTATGTAGTACGAGAATTACTGGAAACTTTCAGAAGTTAGGGTCAGAAGtagaagggataatttcagaaaccttccctAATGTTTCTAACTATTTCACTGGTACCTCTttagattttgaaaattacacTAACATTCTGCAAAATTCATTATCTCGTGACATCTATATCTaacaaacaattaaaaagtAATATTAGCATAGAGAGAAAACAATATGATTTCACCATTACCCTTAATCTACTATATTATTGTTTAGTTAATCTAATACCAGTTTAAATAGTAAAGAAAATAGTATAATTTGCTATTTATCATTAGGGATCAAATCATGTATGGtatcaaaaataatatattatattatatatttcgTTTAATGTAATATTCAaattacactttttcaattataaatgtattttcaaacataatcaacaacaaataatcatcaaaaatctATAACTAAAACATTACAAAAAATGAACTTTAATACTATCAAAATATTAGCAACTAACATTAATATGTTGACAAAAATATTTATGATGTTAAAGTTTGCTCTCTATAATAGTTTGTTGCAAactttttgattatttattgcTGATCATATTTGACATTGGATATGTAACTATAAAGAATAATTTAGATCTTATATTatgtgaaaaatataaaatgatatgCTATTGTTATATGCTACATGTAATTGGATCTTTAATGATAAACAGcaaattctaattttttttttatgtgtggATTGGTATTAAAGTAACAAAATAATGTAGTAGATGAGATCTCCcctaatatcactttttaattaCTGAATTTAAATGTTACAagataattaatttaaaaaaaaattgatataatttttgaaatatgaaGGAAGCTAGAAACCTTAAGGGAGATTTTCGAAATTATCCCGAATTATAAAACATTAGGCCTCCAACAAAAAAATTTACCTTTTCATGTCAAATACATcattatactttttttttaatataaaaaatttcaaatgatAGGAGTAATCCATAGTTCCAAGCGGGACCTAGATTAAAATTAACGTCCCTTCATCGGCATCCCTTCCATCTAAATTCGTACATAAAATCGAATAATGCACGATAAGACCAATAACATTGAGAAGGATGTGTGGAAGGTAAAAATTCACACTAAATGTCAAATTCATCGTCTCCCCGATAAATTGAGAACATAaatcaaaatgaaaatgaaaatgaaaatcctCTCTAAAAAGCTGTCACTAATAAAAAATACATGACTCcagccaaaaataaaataaaaagtggAAAACCAAcggtcacaaaataaattaagcaaacaaaacaaaatcacGACTTTAGGACATAAGAGTGGAAACAATTAACGAAACTGACACTGAGACTAGACCAGTAAAAAATGCTGGAACTCCGACGTATGCATCGTTTTTGTCGGCGGTGCTGTTCTGAGAGTCGGCGGTAGGAGATTTGGACGGAGAACGCTCCGGCGAAGACGTCGGCGGGGCAGGAGGGGAGAGAAGAGGCGAAGGAGCTAGAGGAGCAGGACTATGAGCCAGAGGCGCCGGGGAAGGAGAGGTCTCCGGTGCAGGTCCAGGAGCCGGAGAAGGAGACTTTCCGAAAAGCTCCGACGGGAGAAGCAAACTGTCAACGGTGAAAATGCAGACCGGAGGCGTATCAAGCACAGTGGAAGCGAGTCGCGACGAGTCCACTCCCGTGTCGAGGGTTACCGTGTCACCTGCACTCGAAACGCTCAATTCATACTTGAAAGCTCCGTTCGTCGCCAATGTCGGTAACGAACCCTTCTGAGCCTTCAATGACCCAGTGGGATCGTAGCTCCCGAGAGCATGATAAAGACACAAGGAATCCAGCTCAGCGCTAGTGAGTTTGCTCAGATCTGGCAGTTTCGCCGCCTTGAAGGCCTCGTCAGACGGCGCAAAAATCGTCAATCCTTTATCAGCCGCCGCCTGATAAGTCTTAAGAACGCCGGTCTGGACAATCAAATTAGCAAAAGTCTTGCAGCCAGCTTTTTCCAGCAAAGCAGTAATGTTGGCGTCGGAAGCAGACGGCGCTGGAGCAGTTAAAACCCCGGGGGCAATAATCGGCGCGCTGATCTCAATGACAGAAATATTGTAAGGAATCTGCTTAACGGATTTAGTATAAGTGGAGTCAAGCTTGGAGCCAGGAACAGCGGAGCCGAAGCCGACTTTTCCACCTTTGAGGTCAGTGATGTTGACGAAACCCTGATTTCCAGGGGCATTTCCGGTGGTTTGGTACAATGTGGTGGAGAGAGTGGTGCCGTTAGAGATGTCGTGGAGCTTGCCGGCGTCGTAGTAGTCGAGGACGACGTGGAGGGACAAGGCTTTTTTGACAACGGAAAGGGGGTGCTTGGCAGCGAGGGAATCCATGGCGGAGTTGGTTAAGACGAGGACAGTGATGGTCTCGCGACTGTTGATTTCGTCGGCGAGTTTTGTGTCGGTGAGGAACTTGTTGTACTCGCTGTATTCCGGAAATGCGGATAGGATTTCGGTAATGTTGTGGGCGTAGATGGAtgagaagaagagagagaagaggAAGAGGCGTAGAAAAACCACCATTGCTATTGCTGAGCAGAGACACAGAGCAGTGGGAGAAGTGGGAAGTGAAAGTGAAGGGGAAAGTATCAGTGAAACGGCTAACAGAAAAGGAAGGAGATTAGGAGGAAGAAATACCACTGAAATACTCATGAGCGAGAATTAACCGAGGTTAGGTTAACTAACTAGGATCGATTTAGAggcaattttaaaattttagtccTTACATTAAATATTATTCTCTTATTTAGTCTCTCGAATTTGAAAATACTATATAGACTAGTTTATATTTGAAGTCATCCTCCACCAAAAATCccctaaaagaaaaaaaaatagtgataAATTGTGTTGTGGTTGAGTTTACATTTTGTTTAATAAATTTAAGATGAGCTGTTGAATTAATCGAAACTAAAAGTTAACTAAATGGGATGAATTTTATAGGTTAGTTATAGTTAAGTTCCTTTTATGTACTAATATTCTTTCTAATTTAGTCTTCGTTAAGAGAATATACACGCACACGCGCGCACATGGCATCATCTCATTTGATAAAATCCCAAATTCATACTTGGATTAATTCTAGTTTTAAAATCCCAAATTCTTGGTAAGCTGCTTCTATAATGTACTTACATATTTTGTGTAATTCAGTTTAAGGTTACTAATTTATTAcggttaacttactattttagctGAGAAACttactttcttatttttatgtATTATCTTATTTAGGTGAATAGGtccaataaataatcaaatgatcgataaaaatataataatctGTTATATCAAGTAAAAATTGTTTAGTTACCATAACGATAGATACTACAACATTTTCCTAAAAAAGTGATGAAGATTGGTTGGTAAGTTTAACCACGGTTAGTCTGGAAatggaattttgggatttggCTGGCATGTGGGGGTATCTAACAGGCTAGAATGGAAACTTGAGGATGACAACGGATCGTCTTATTTGGAGAACAGCTGGAAATATGGAGTAGTTGGCTTTTGTTTGTGCTCTTCCTCTCATCTTTTTTTGATTTAAAATGCCAGTAAAGTCCTTGTCTCTTCTTGTCTGGTTGGGCGACCTTTGGGCTTCCTGGTTTCTGTTGTTTTTTTGGCTTTGGGGTCAATACTCGGTTAAAGGaggaaatggaaatggaatAATGAAATTTCGAGACCTTTTTTGTTTTGCTTAAAGAGAGTGGAAGGGcagaagaaaataataataataaataagccccccccccccccccccgcccccAACGGTAACGCATTTCCATAACTTGTGTCCTAAGTTTGATGAGGACTGTTGCATGCTCTGACCAAAATGTCAAATTCATGTGTACAGTTATTTCTCTGTGCAGTTAATCACTTGTATAATCCATTAATGGCATTAGGAACCGTTTCGGGAAATTGCGGTTCATTATGAATCACAAGGCCAAATttatagaattaaagaaattacAGCACTTGATTTGGAAATTGGAATTCCTTCTAACTGAAATTTGTGATTTGCATGCCTGATGGAAAAGAGTTATTGacataatttcagaaatctcccttgaggtttctggtAATTCCAGACACCTCCCCTCATGTTTTGAAAATTACGCATATCTCTCCTAGAACATAGGTTTGTGTTTCACTTTGATGATGTGAGACCAAGAAAAGTATATGAATGCCCAAAATTGCCCTCATCTAAATTTCCTTAATATGAAtaatcattaaaattttttaaaagtcaAGAATATACTTGTATACTACCAAATTTATGAGTTTTATTACTTAGCcaatattttgatatttttcatCCCTATGTTTTTTTGCATCcgtccaattttccaaactcttatcacttcttcttcttttgaacAAACTCTTTGTCTTAGATGCCAAAATCTACCGTCGTAATTCTTACCTTCACATTTTGTACCTCTctgtaggttttttttttcttccatatATTGCCTACCAAACTGTTTGCCAGAAAACTTACAATCCTTACCTTTTCTCCACTCAAATGGTTAAGCCCTCAGTTACCAAATTTCTTCTAACCTCTACTCTCAACATTTGGGTTGGTTATCCTAAATCAACCCACATTATTTCTTTGAATTGACACAATTTTATTGAAAACAAGTTTAATGTTTATTAAGAGGAATCAGGCAAAACATCAACAAAATACAAGTCTGGGGTAGTAATCTTAGTACAGTCTATCAAATTATATTCTTCCGTATTCTAGTAAGTTTTTTTATGCCCAATAATATGAATAATTGGGTTGTTGGTAAAGATGATTGCTTCCATCATCATCAAAAGTAGTAGCATATCTGAGTGATACCTTAATTAGCATATTTGAATGATAGAAGATTACAATTTAATAGCCATGGCTGAAATAGTTTGGCCATAATATATGGCCTGATAAAAAagaattgttttctttttttttttttcattttccttgcttctgttatctttttcttttttttttatcaatagcttattttttgaaaaattataaagGTTATTATAGTCATTGTCTATTATCAAGAGAGGTAAGTATAATATGATAAATTTCTAAGGAACtcggtgaaattgtcagaaacctccgacctcaagagaggtttctgaaatttgcTGGGATCTAACAGCGTGCAAGGACTATCTTTGCTGGGAATCTCACATGTCTTGTTTTCCATAATTTAATGTAGTAATTATTTTCAGTTTTTCACCCCATTTATTGTCAGCTCGTCCCATGAAGGCAGAAGTGCTCAATATTTTCCAAGCACAGAACCTGCCGACACCGTGGCGTGGATTGGTAAATAATTTTCTACCGATAAATAATTTTCTACAATAAACTTGCTCCTTGAGTCCTCAAGGAATGCTTTTACTAAGAACACTTTAAATTGGTGAGCTGACATTAGCCCAACTCGACGAACACAATAAAAGCCCAATTATTTCAAGAAGCTAGAAACACTGTCCGTGTTCTAAGTTTTACCTGTCTTATAAAATAGACCAATCTTCAAACTCCTGGTGTGGAAACCCAAAAGTAAAACCGGTAGCCCACGATTAGAGCTAAGGGCCCAGGTAACATCCCTGATACATACCATATAAGGACAAGAGTAGACGTTAAAGttggggataatttcacaaaccatCCCTTAGGTTTGCCTTAATATCATTTAGCGCCCTTATAGCTTCAAAGATCTCCTTTATCCTCCCTGTTAGAACAACTTGTAAGATGTCGTGGTTAAATTAAGAGTTTGTTTCCTATTACTCCCAAACACGAtccaaaattgtgaaaaaacaTCAAATTATGCTTAAAGGTTGTAATTTTTATCACCATTATCCAAATGGCATCAAATTGTTCTTACACTTTCTATTAGGCTGAGATTTGCCATTAATATCTCGATTTATGAACCATCTAcagataaaaattaaaaataataaagaaggatacatttgtttggattgagatgatttcagataaaataatttactttacaaattttaattatttttttatttcatatatatcatatcataaaaaatattacacTGATTATCtcgaataaatcatccaaataaatttctatccaaacaaattgcATCTGGTGGAGCTAAGGCGTGATAAAGATTGCAGTAACATGATGAAATGCGCAATATTTTACCCGGATACCTACACAAAAGATTTGGCACTATTGGAGTTTCGTCCTCAACGCGGGCGATCCCAACGAAAAAGAAGGACAAAAGAGTCTGACATCAAGCGGTAAGGATTTGGACAACATCACAAGTGTCCTCAGGCCTCGTTCACGAAATTCTTTTGATTTCTGGTTTCGACTTTAATTCTTCTGCAAACGCTGCGACGTTAAAAGGCTGAAACTGTCAGACCCCTCTGCCCACCTGCCTGCCGAGTCTAAACTTACTTTTAATCCTCTCTCTGTCTGTATCTCTACACCCCATCTCTGTCTCTTTCATATTTCCTTTCTCTGTATCTATCGTTCTTCCTCCAAAAGATGGCCAGATGGGCCGTTTGCATGTCAGTCACAAGCCGTGATTGCATTGTCCATTGTTTCTCTTGCTTTGTTGTTGCTGTTGTTATATTTAGGCGGTTCTTTCTTGCTTTGCTGCTTCCTTATCTTATTATTATTTATCCCCCGTCTCGCCCCACTGGCCTGCCGTTTCCTGCTCAGtaagaaatttctttttcacCTTTTTTCTTCTGGTTTTGCTTCCGTCAAATCTGCAGTTCCACAGAAGCCTTTTCTTGGAcgttgctttattaggctttccttcacaaaacccaTGTCAAGAGATGCAGCCTCAGCTTCTTTCTATCAATGGTTTGTTTTTATTTCTCTTACTTTCTCTCCAAAATGgtacagtgtcatttttttaaggggtttcttgatttttatttgcttttgatgcttttttttttttccaaaaaaaaaaagatgatgtaGGTAAAGGAGTTGTTGGTAGGGATGGAACTCGAAAGAAGCGAGAAGGGTCTCCATTGAGCAATCTTGAGCTTGGAATTGGCGATTCTAGAGGGCTGAGAGGCGTGGTTAAGGAGGAAAAGGATCAGCTTGTGTTCACAGCTGAGCAACTTCAACAGCTGCAGCTTCAAGTTGTCATTTTTAGGTACATACTTGCTGGACTACCTGTGCCTATCGATCTTGTTCTTCCTGTTTGGCGGAGTCTTGCTGCCTCCCTGGGCTCTTCCAAGAGTGGAATCTACGACCAACTCCCTAGTTGTAAGTAATTtccttgatttttctttcttaaatTCTCTGTTATTCTTTTGTAGTACATCTTTGGCTAGATGAGGAAGACTCGGTTATGTTTTGGCTAGCCTCTTTCATCCTCCTCACCCCTTGACAAAGAATGAACTAGGATGAAAATTTCGCAGTGGATGTAGCATAGTTGGCTTTTCAGATGAATTATAATGAACTGTATAGTTTTATGAGATGACCATACAATGAAATTGCATTGGTAGCAACTTTTGAAAGCAGTATTGTCTTTGCATTCAGATTATAATGGGTGCTTGTCTAGCTGGAGCTATATTCTCTTCAAAATACTCATGTTTTATGATTCTGATTATTTATCTGTTAGattcaaagttaattttttcGTGATTGCATTCTTCACCTGTGTAAATATATTTCGATTTATATTGTTTTATATTTTTGGGTTTAGTCTTAGGATTCACTCCTAGAGATTTTGATTACCGGAGCATGATGGATGCTGAACCTGGGAGGTGCCGAAGAACTGATGGCAAGAAATGGAGGTGTTACAGAGACGTGGTTCCTAATCAAAAGTACTGTGAAAGGCACATGCATAGAGGCTGCCAGCGTTCAAGAAAGCATGTGGAAACTTCTGAAGATGACACGAAAGCTAATTCCTCAGCAATCAACTCTGATATCTTTGCATCATCTATGAAAACTTCAAATGCTACCACTACTGATAGCAGGACGCCTGCTATGCTCTCTACTAGCCTTAATCTTACAGTACCCTGTCCCAGCATTAGCAAAAGTGTCCCTGAAACACTTAAAAGTAGCTCTGCACCCTATACTGGAAATGGGAATTTGGAAAGCAAAGGTGACAATGTTATGACAGTCAACAATGGCACCAGTACCAGTTCTTTAATCCGAGTTCTAGCTGacaaaaataacacaaaatatGTAAGTAACTGCACTGATGGCATAGGTTTCGAATGTTCCAACATTAGTACCAACAAAATTGATCAGAGCAGTGGAGGAAACAAGAAATCTGGCGATGCTTCTGTTGTTCCTGGGTTTGGTTTGTCTCCAAAGAGTGTTCTCCAATGTAGCACAGGTAAAAACAATAATTCCTTTTTGTATCGTGTTTTATTGATAACAaatgcattttttaaaaaatatttgttgAGCTTTAGGATTCATTTGGTCAAGAAGTGGACTATGCCAATGCGTTTGAATCGAGCTGTAAGAGTTGTTTCCCATTATTCTTTTCACATAATGAGGTGGCAATTAAGTATTGTATCACTTTGTGAGTCAATATTATTTTCTCTGCTTTGTCCTTGtaataccaaaatttgaaaaaaaaaagaaaagaaaactatgCAAACCAAAAATGAGGATAAAAATGATTTGCCTTTCCTGCCTGTAATTGCTGGTTCTTTTGGTTGCTTGGATGGCGTATATATGCAGTTTGATGGCTGTTTAGTTAACTGGATATTGGAGCTTGAGTCACAGAAAACGCTACTCGTTAGACCACCATTTACCATTTTATGGAGGTTTCTTTGCCAGTGGCTAGCTCTCCATCTTACCACGCGGATAATGCAAATTTGATCTTTATATTTGTTTGCGAATCTGGGTATGATAATGCACTTGctttgaaaatgaaattgaaaagcTGAAGTACATGTTGAAGGACAATATCTCTTCATCTCGTTTTTGTATTAACTTTGTTGACATTTGTTCTTATGTATGCAACTTTAAGCCTTGCTAATTAACAAATAACATTAGATATAGTATACCATCTCATGGTAATGTTCTCAATAATTTTCAAAGGGGCAGTACTCTTTCTTGGCTACTGGATAATGGA containing:
- the LOC140003778 gene encoding growth-regulating factor 9-like isoform X2 produces the protein MGRLHFHRSLFLDVALLGFPSQNPCQEMQPQLLSINGKGVVGRDGTRKKREGSPLSNLELGIGDSRGLRGVVKEEKDQLVFTAEQLQQLQLQVVIFRYILAGLPVPIDLVLPVWRSLAASLGSSKSGIYDQLPSFLGFTPRDFDYRSMMDAEPGRCRRTDGKKWRCYRDVVPNQKYCERHMHRGCQRSRKHVETSEDDTKANSSAINSDIFASSMKTSNATTTDSRTPAMLSTSLNLTVPCPSISKSVPETLKSSSAPYTGNGNLESKGDNVMTVNNGTSTSSLIRVLADKNNTKYVSNCTDGIGFECSNISTNKIDQSSGGNKKSGDASVVPGFGLSPKSVLQCSTASNCNQLNFDCKTEVEVEPLRCRRTDGKKWRCSRDVVPDKKYCERHLHRGVKKAVAGSKLIIGAPAAPPSHNIQTRGTATKVEKLNTNLSISIAANPQHTSDADSSSFSNSDATTVSDENVTSSHILTLSP
- the LOC140003778 gene encoding growth-regulating factor 9-like isoform X1, which codes for MGRLHFHRSLFLDVALLGFPSQNPCQEMQPQLLSINDDVGKGVVGRDGTRKKREGSPLSNLELGIGDSRGLRGVVKEEKDQLVFTAEQLQQLQLQVVIFRYILAGLPVPIDLVLPVWRSLAASLGSSKSGIYDQLPSFLGFTPRDFDYRSMMDAEPGRCRRTDGKKWRCYRDVVPNQKYCERHMHRGCQRSRKHVETSEDDTKANSSAINSDIFASSMKTSNATTTDSRTPAMLSTSLNLTVPCPSISKSVPETLKSSSAPYTGNGNLESKGDNVMTVNNGTSTSSLIRVLADKNNTKYVSNCTDGIGFECSNISTNKIDQSSGGNKKSGDASVVPGFGLSPKSVLQCSTASNCNQLNFDCKTEVEVEPLRCRRTDGKKWRCSRDVVPDKKYCERHLHRGVKKAVAGSKLIIGAPAAPPSHNIQTRGTATKVEKLNTNLSISIAANPQHTSDADSSSFSNSDATTVSDENVTSSHILTLSP
- the LOC140003778 gene encoding uncharacterized protein isoform X5, whose amino-acid sequence is MGRLHFHRSLFLDVALLGFPSQNPCQEMQPQLLSINDDVGKGVVGRDGTRKKREGSPLSNLELGIGDSRGLRGVVKEEKDQLVFTAEQLQQLQLQVVIFRYILAGLPVPIDLVLPVWRSLAASLGSSKSGIYDQLPSFLGFTPRDFDYRSMMDAEPGRCRRTDGKKWRCYRDVVPNQKYCERHMHRGCQRSRKHVETSEDDTKANSSAINSDIFASSMKTSNATTTDSRTPAMLSTSLNLTVPCPSISKSVPETLKSSSAPYTGNGNLESKGDNVMTVNNGTSTSSLIRVLADKNNTKYVSNCTDGIGFECSNISTNKIDQSSGGNKKSGDASVVPGFGLSPKSVLQCSTGAVLFLGYWIMDYGF
- the LOC140035437 gene encoding fasciclin-like arabinogalactan protein 8; the encoded protein is MSISVVFLPPNLLPFLLAVSLILSPSLSLPTSPTALCLCSAIAMVVFLRLFLFSLFFSSIYAHNITEILSAFPEYSEYNKFLTDTKLADEINSRETITVLVLTNSAMDSLAAKHPLSVVKKALSLHVVLDYYDAGKLHDISNGTTLSTTLYQTTGNAPGNQGFVNITDLKGGKVGFGSAVPGSKLDSTYTKSVKQIPYNISVIEISAPIIAPGVLTAPAPSASDANITALLEKAGCKTFANLIVQTGVLKTYQAAADKGLTIFAPSDEAFKAAKLPDLSKLTSAELDSLCLYHALGSYDPTGSLKAQKGSLPTLATNGAFKYELSVSSAGDTVTLDTGVDSSRLASTVLDTPPVCIFTVDSLLLPSELFGKSPSPAPGPAPETSPSPAPLAHSPAPLAPSPLLSPPAPPTSSPERSPSKSPTADSQNSTADKNDAYVGVPAFFTGLVSVSVSLIVSTLMS
- the LOC140003778 gene encoding growth-regulating factor 9-like isoform X4, with the translated sequence MQPQLLSINGKGVVGRDGTRKKREGSPLSNLELGIGDSRGLRGVVKEEKDQLVFTAEQLQQLQLQVVIFRYILAGLPVPIDLVLPVWRSLAASLGSSKSGIYDQLPSFLGFTPRDFDYRSMMDAEPGRCRRTDGKKWRCYRDVVPNQKYCERHMHRGCQRSRKHVETSEDDTKANSSAINSDIFASSMKTSNATTTDSRTPAMLSTSLNLTVPCPSISKSVPETLKSSSAPYTGNGNLESKGDNVMTVNNGTSTSSLIRVLADKNNTKYVSNCTDGIGFECSNISTNKIDQSSGGNKKSGDASVVPGFGLSPKSVLQCSTASNCNQLNFDCKTEVEVEPLRCRRTDGKKWRCSRDVVPDKKYCERHLHRGVKKAVAGSKLIIGAPAAPPSHNIQTRGTATKVEKLNTNLSISIAANPQHTSDADSSSFSNSDATTVSDENVTSSHILTLSP
- the LOC140003778 gene encoding growth-regulating factor 9-like isoform X3, producing MQPQLLSINDDVGKGVVGRDGTRKKREGSPLSNLELGIGDSRGLRGVVKEEKDQLVFTAEQLQQLQLQVVIFRYILAGLPVPIDLVLPVWRSLAASLGSSKSGIYDQLPSFLGFTPRDFDYRSMMDAEPGRCRRTDGKKWRCYRDVVPNQKYCERHMHRGCQRSRKHVETSEDDTKANSSAINSDIFASSMKTSNATTTDSRTPAMLSTSLNLTVPCPSISKSVPETLKSSSAPYTGNGNLESKGDNVMTVNNGTSTSSLIRVLADKNNTKYVSNCTDGIGFECSNISTNKIDQSSGGNKKSGDASVVPGFGLSPKSVLQCSTASNCNQLNFDCKTEVEVEPLRCRRTDGKKWRCSRDVVPDKKYCERHLHRGVKKAVAGSKLIIGAPAAPPSHNIQTRGTATKVEKLNTNLSISIAANPQHTSDADSSSFSNSDATTVSDENVTSSHILTLSP